One genomic segment of Stigmatella aurantiaca includes these proteins:
- a CDS encoding M23 family metallopeptidase, whose protein sequence is MRPSLPTLGTPPKRNRLGSVVTISMILGAAAGGVWWWKQRPASSEPEATPAAALPAAPPVVVVPTTPVVPTDPLTAAGLSRASVKIEGPLETALVQATDPSVGPALAQVVTRSLVWWVQVPNEILRGDTLDVLYQTRPGEEPLVHAVRFASNKTGQTHRAYRFQAAGDSNPRYYLPTGDEMEMRLEHSPLDDYEQITSLLRDGRRHKGVDFKAAVGTPVKAPFAGVVKRKNWNFGSNGNCVELEELGGKRRRALFLHLSELSRGLTPGSRFSTGQVIAASGNSGRSFAPHLHYQLMTQDDRVIDPFDSHRTFRRSLPAAQRGALEAEIRRMDSLLAPSVAGNSP, encoded by the coding sequence ATGCGGCCGTCTCTTCCCACTCTCGGAACCCCCCCCAAGCGCAATCGCCTGGGCTCGGTGGTCACCATCTCGATGATTCTCGGTGCCGCCGCGGGGGGAGTCTGGTGGTGGAAACAGCGCCCCGCCTCCAGCGAGCCCGAGGCCACTCCAGCCGCCGCCCTGCCCGCGGCCCCGCCCGTCGTGGTGGTCCCCACCACCCCCGTGGTCCCCACGGACCCGTTGACCGCCGCCGGGCTCTCGCGCGCCTCCGTGAAGATCGAGGGCCCCCTGGAGACGGCGCTCGTCCAGGCCACGGACCCCTCCGTGGGCCCCGCGCTGGCCCAGGTGGTGACGCGCAGCCTCGTCTGGTGGGTGCAGGTGCCCAACGAGATCCTCCGCGGCGACACGCTGGACGTGCTGTACCAGACGCGCCCCGGCGAGGAGCCGCTCGTGCACGCCGTGCGCTTCGCCAGCAACAAGACGGGCCAGACGCACCGCGCCTACCGCTTCCAGGCCGCGGGCGACTCCAACCCCCGCTACTACCTGCCCACGGGCGACGAGATGGAGATGCGCCTGGAGCACTCGCCGCTGGACGACTACGAGCAGATCACCTCGCTGCTGCGCGATGGCCGCCGGCACAAGGGGGTGGACTTCAAGGCCGCCGTGGGCACCCCGGTGAAGGCCCCCTTCGCGGGCGTCGTCAAGCGCAAGAACTGGAACTTCGGCTCCAACGGCAACTGCGTGGAGCTGGAGGAGCTGGGCGGCAAGCGGCGCCGCGCCCTGTTCCTGCACCTCTCTGAGCTGTCGCGCGGGCTCACCCCGGGCAGCCGGTTCTCCACGGGCCAGGTGATCGCCGCCAGCGGTAACAGCGGCCGCTCCTTCGCGCCCCACCTGCACTACCAGCTCATGACGCAGGATGACCGCGTCATCGATCCCTTCGACAGCCACCGCACCTTCCGGCGCTCGCTGCCCGCGGCCCAGCGCGGCGCGCTGGAGGCGGAGATCCGCCGGATGGATTCGCTGCTGGCGCCCTCCGTGGCCGGCAACAGCCCCTGA
- a CDS encoding YraN family protein, with product MGQAAGVDRRAYGNEAEAMAARFLEDQGYRIRARNFRCRYGELDVVAEQGDTVCFVEVRMRSSAVWGDPAHTVSFSKQRRVVKAALHYLFAHELRDRMMRFDVISVVGHGGQARVEHLPNAFDAGM from the coding sequence ATGGGGCAGGCGGCAGGGGTGGACCGGCGGGCGTATGGGAACGAGGCCGAGGCGATGGCGGCGCGCTTCCTGGAGGACCAGGGCTATCGCATCCGCGCGCGGAACTTCCGGTGCCGCTACGGCGAGCTGGACGTGGTGGCCGAGCAGGGGGACACCGTCTGCTTCGTGGAGGTCCGGATGCGCTCCTCGGCGGTCTGGGGAGACCCCGCGCACACCGTCTCCTTCTCCAAGCAGCGCCGCGTGGTGAAGGCCGCGCTGCACTATCTCTTCGCGCATGAGCTGCGAGACCGGATGATGCGCTTCGACGTCATCTCGGTGGTGGGCCACGGCGGGCAGGCGCGCGTCGAGCACCTGCCCAATGCTTTCGATGCGGGGATGTGA
- the rsmI gene encoding 16S rRNA (cytidine(1402)-2'-O)-methyltransferase, producing the protein MPGTLYLVATPIGNLGDITSRALDVLKKVAFVACEDTRHSRILLEHFGLAPETVSLPAFAEGQRAGRLLDRMEAGEDCALITDAGSPGISDPGEKLVSEALERGIQVVPVPGPAALIAALSASGLPTGRFHFLGFLPRKGPERRTMLEEVSLLSATLVLYESPRRLGETLVDLQEAWGDRRACVARELTKVHEEFVRGPLSELASRYGAEEPRGEVVVLVEGRTGERRWSEEELRRALEEGLERGEKLKALSTELARRAGWSGQDVYRLGLSLKR; encoded by the coding sequence ATGCCTGGGACGCTCTACCTTGTCGCCACCCCGATCGGGAACCTGGGGGACATCACTTCCCGGGCCCTGGACGTCCTGAAGAAGGTGGCCTTCGTCGCGTGTGAGGACACGCGCCACTCCCGCATCCTGCTGGAGCACTTCGGCCTGGCCCCGGAGACGGTGAGCCTGCCCGCCTTCGCCGAGGGCCAGCGCGCCGGCCGGCTTCTGGATCGCATGGAGGCGGGGGAGGACTGCGCCCTCATCACCGATGCGGGCAGTCCCGGCATCAGTGATCCCGGCGAGAAGCTGGTGTCCGAGGCCCTGGAGCGGGGCATTCAAGTGGTCCCGGTGCCCGGGCCCGCGGCCCTCATTGCCGCCCTGAGTGCGTCCGGACTGCCCACGGGCCGCTTCCACTTCCTGGGTTTCCTGCCGCGCAAGGGGCCCGAGCGCCGGACCATGCTGGAGGAGGTGTCCCTGCTGTCCGCCACGCTGGTGCTCTACGAGTCCCCCCGGCGGCTGGGCGAGACGCTGGTGGACCTGCAGGAGGCCTGGGGCGACCGGCGGGCGTGCGTGGCCCGGGAGCTGACCAAGGTGCACGAGGAGTTCGTGCGCGGCCCTCTGTCTGAGCTGGCCTCCCGCTATGGCGCGGAGGAGCCCCGGGGTGAAGTGGTGGTGCTGGTGGAGGGACGCACCGGCGAGCGCCGCTGGTCCGAGGAGGAGCTGCGGCGGGCGCTGGAGGAGGGACTGGAGCGCGGCGAGAAGCTCAAGGCGCTGAGCACCGAGCTGGCCCGCCGCGCGGGCTGGTCTGGACAGGACGTCTACCGCCTGGGGCTGAGCCTCAAGCGGTAG